One Calliopsis andreniformis isolate RMS-2024a chromosome 9, iyCalAndr_principal, whole genome shotgun sequence genomic window carries:
- the LOC143183453 gene encoding F-box only protein 9, translated as MSHSSESGESDDGGDDQEASSFPETNIEDALTSFREQWQRELEISPKRDISKAHSSNAVKIDVAYDDECIEAKAKHLFLKGIEHEQSRKFYEAIQFYKRAVQLVPDIEFRLYESTKVKSNDDNVEGLNNDLDNIDDNNKNQNDEGIEESDLFIKLCKIMNNNKCVCFPKFEQDTTHISALPMEIMLYILRWVVSDELDFRSLEMFSRVCRGFYISARDTEIWRLACVRVWGINCGTYIPKYQSWREMYLKRPRLRYNGCYISKTSYIRDGENSFQDRFYRPWHLVEYFRYLRFFPEGKVLMLTSTDEAQNCVNSLRYRTPRNSSILVGHYRLHDNYVTLVLKKQEVNGINTYRRKKRESMHDSGEQTFHIEFEIQDHHKRLNSQLKWLSYIIFTRYRSGHEVKMCLKEPSVKEWRVSAIDGRYPPFKFSRVKSYTQESEAPLQ; from the exons ATG AGTCACTCTAGTGAATCTGGTGAATCAGATGATGGTGGAGATGATCAGGAAGCTTCTTCTTTTCCTGAAACTAACATAGAAGATGCTTTGACATCGTTCAGAGAACAGTGGCAACGAGAACTAGAAATATCACCAAAACGTGATATATCTAAGGCTCATTCCTCGAATGCTGTTAAAATTGATGTTGCTTATGACGATGAATGCATTGAAGCTAAG GCAAAACATTTATTTTTGAAAGGAATTGAGCATGAGCAAAGTAGAAAATTCTATGAGGCAATTCAGTTTTATAAGCGTGCTGTACAATTGGTTCCTGATATTGAGTTTCGTTTATATGAGTCAACCAAAGTAAAATCAAATGATGATAATGTtgaaggattgaataatgacttAGACAAtattgatgataataataaaaatcaaaatgATGAAGGTATTGAAGAgagtgatttatttattaaactgTGTAAAATTATGAACAACAACAAATGTGTTTGCTTTCCTAAATTTGAGCAGGAT ACAACACATATTTCTGCCTTGCCTATGGAAATTATGCTCTATATCTTGAGATGGGTTGTATCTGATGAACTTGACTTCCGATCCCTTGAAATGTTCTCTAGAGTATGTCGTGGATTTTACATATCTGCACGAGATACAGAAATTTGGAGACTTGCCTGTGTTAG AGTGTGGGGCATAAATTGTGGAACCTATATTCCAAAATATCAATCATGGAGAGAAATGTATTTAAAACGGCCTAGATTGAGATATAATGGATGCTATATTAGTAAAACCAGTTACATTCGTGATGGTGAGAACAGTTTCCAAGATCGATTTTACAGACCTTGGCATCTGGTGGAATACTTTAGGTACCTGAG ATTTTTTCCCGAGGGAAAAGTTTTGATGCTAACTTCAACTGATGAAGCACAGAATTGTGTAAATTCTTTGAGATATCGTACACCCCGAAATTCTTCGATTCTCGTTGGTCATTACAGATTACACGATAATTACGTTACTTTGGTGCTGAAAAAGCAGGAAGTAAACGGAATTAATACGTACAGAAGGAAAAAAAGAGAATCTATGCACGATAGTGGGGAACAAACATTTCACATT GAATTTGAAATTCAAGATCATCACAAACGCTTAAATTCGCAATTGAAATGGCTTAGCTATATTATATTTACAAGATACAGAAGCGGACACGAAGTAAAAATGTGC